A genomic segment from Frateuria edaphi encodes:
- the rlmE gene encoding 23S rRNA (uridine(2552)-2'-O)-methyltransferase RlmE, with the protein MSRSKSSSRWLREHFDDVYVKKAQAEGLRSRAVFKLEELIDRDRLLKPGMRVVDLGAAPGGWSQLVRQRLGDNGTVIALDILPMQGIAGVDFIEGDFREETVLRQLEERLGGQPLDLVLSDMAPNMSGVALADQIRAMDLAELALDFSRQWLKPGGAFLIKLFQGAGFDDYLRNLRAQFARVTMRKPKASRARSREVYALATGKKAVGGQTDETRA; encoded by the coding sequence ATGTCCCGCAGCAAAAGCAGCTCCCGATGGCTCCGGGAGCACTTCGACGACGTCTACGTGAAGAAGGCGCAAGCCGAAGGGCTGCGCTCGCGCGCGGTATTCAAGCTGGAGGAGCTGATCGACCGCGACCGCCTGCTCAAGCCGGGCATGCGCGTGGTCGACCTGGGCGCGGCGCCGGGAGGCTGGTCCCAGCTCGTGCGCCAGCGCCTGGGCGACAACGGCACGGTGATTGCGCTGGACATCCTGCCGATGCAAGGCATTGCCGGAGTCGATTTCATCGAGGGCGACTTCCGCGAGGAAACGGTGTTGCGCCAACTGGAAGAACGCCTGGGCGGCCAGCCGCTCGATCTTGTACTGTCGGACATGGCCCCCAATATGAGTGGCGTGGCGCTGGCCGACCAGATCCGCGCGATGGACCTGGCCGAACTGGCGCTGGATTTCTCCCGGCAGTGGCTCAAGCCGGGCGGCGCGTTCCTGATCAAGCTGTTCCAGGGCGCCGGCTTCGATGACTACCTGCGCAACTTGCGCGCGCAGTTCGCGCGCGTAACCATGCGTAAACCCAAGGCTTCGCGCGCGCGTTCGCGCGAGGTTTATGCGCTCGCCACCGGCAAGAAGGCCGTCGGCGGGCAAACGGACGAGACCCGCGCATGA